In the genome of Monodelphis domestica isolate mMonDom1 chromosome 2, mMonDom1.pri, whole genome shotgun sequence, one region contains:
- the RD3 gene encoding protein RD3 — protein sequence MSLVPWFRWSETPHRLSPRSPAEMVLETLMMELAWQIKEAEKQHRERENEYRKIRTGVDYSWLASPPRSAYDLSPGERLQLEDACTKIHPSYCGPMILRFRQLIAEYDPEVHEVSQLFRSVLQEVLEKMKEEEAVRKLTKQWNTRPRGTLSLTTFRTRSRIFPFASDIRTISEDVERDIHPTPRVWSMPEFQMQKDQ from the exons ATGTCCCTGGTTCCATGGTTCCGGTGGAGCGAGACCCCTCACAGGCTGTCTCCCAGAAGTCCAGCAGAAATGGTGCTTGAGACTCTGATGATGGAGCTGGCTTGGCAGATAAAGGAAGCTGAGAAGCAGCACCGGGAAAGGGAGAATGAATACCGGAAGATTCGTACTGGCGTTGACTATAGCTGGCTGGCAAGTCCACCCAGGAGTGCCTATGACCTTAGCCCTGGGGAGCGGCTTCAGTTGGAGGATGCCTGCACCAAAATCCACCCTTCTTACTGTGGGCCCATGATCCTCAG GTTCCGGCAGCTCATTGCTGAGTACGATCCAGAAGTCCATGAGGTGTCCCAGCTCTTCCGTTCAGTCCTCCAGGAAGTCTTGGAGAAGATGAAGGAAGAGGAGGCTGTTAGGAAGCTGACCAAACAATGGAACACTCGACCCCGGGGCACCCTCTCCCTGACCACTTTTAGGACCCGTTCCCGCATCTTTCCTTTTGCCAGTGACATCAGGACCATCTCAGAGGATGTGGAACGGGACATCCATCCCACTCCTAGGGTCTGGAGCATGCCTGAATTCCAGATGCAGAAAGACCAATAA